One window of Lawsonibacter asaccharolyticus genomic DNA carries:
- a CDS encoding sigma-70 family RNA polymerase sigma factor: MTPIQEQEMWRALRRGDPRGLEELMSRYTPYVAAVAARVLPGRPQDWEELTADVFLSAWEHRKALRPEQIRGWLGKVARNRALNRLRASREVLALEEDVLCLAEDGPQRLLEEREQAELVRRALGELERPDRELFVRHYYYGQTVARAAEEMGLNPSTAKTRLRRGREKLKEHLRKAGFCVEEAEDLKPDERVSGSGE; this comes from the coding sequence GTGACACCCATTCAGGAACAGGAGATGTGGCGGGCCCTGCGCCGGGGGGACCCCCGGGGGCTGGAGGAGCTGATGAGCCGCTATACCCCCTATGTGGCCGCGGTGGCCGCCCGGGTGCTGCCCGGCCGGCCCCAGGACTGGGAGGAGCTGACAGCGGACGTGTTCCTGTCGGCCTGGGAGCACCGGAAGGCGCTGCGCCCGGAGCAGATCCGGGGCTGGCTGGGAAAGGTGGCCCGGAACCGGGCGCTGAACCGCCTGCGGGCCAGCCGGGAGGTCCTGGCGCTGGAGGAGGACGTGCTCTGTCTGGCGGAGGACGGCCCCCAGCGCCTGCTGGAGGAGCGGGAGCAGGCGGAGCTGGTCCGGCGGGCCCTGGGAGAGCTGGAGAGGCCGGACCGGGAGCTCTTCGTCCGGCACTACTACTACGGCCAGACGGTGGCCCGGGCGGCGGAGGAGATGGGGCTCAACCCGTCCACCGCCAAGACCCGGCTCCGCCGGGGCCGGGAGAAGCTGAAGGAACATTTGCGGAAAGCGGGGTTTTGTGTTGAAGAAGCTGAAGATCTCAAGCCTGATGAACGAGTATCAGGATCAGGAGAGTGA
- a CDS encoding uroporphyrinogen-III decarboxylase has translation MTKKERIQAAIRGEKPDKMPYSFWTHMPGTDLDPEAISQKTYEFYKKYDFDFVKTMNNGMYAIEDFGCTVDYSEIVKGGVAKVVSTPISCAADWRKLTVCPCTQGSNARELRHLQLVLEKLKGEEVPVIFTAFTPITIADKISGGKLISYIEEGHGDDVKAALEVITETTAQLVAAAIDMGADGIFLASQMSSYDKCTDRQYLEYGKPYDLRVLEAAGKGWMNTIHCHGDHIMFHILKDYPVQVFNWHAWESLPALDEAYALTGKCLMGGLSRTDITQQNRGAIQNQIFQCFKLLGGRHQILTPGCVIRYPLDDDMLSFIGTTRNEIEAVFDQR, from the coding sequence ATGACAAAAAAAGAACGCATCCAGGCCGCCATCCGCGGCGAGAAGCCGGACAAGATGCCCTACTCCTTCTGGACCCACATGCCGGGCACCGATCTGGACCCGGAGGCCATCTCCCAGAAGACCTATGAGTTCTACAAAAAATATGACTTCGACTTCGTCAAGACCATGAACAACGGCATGTACGCCATCGAGGACTTCGGCTGCACCGTGGACTACTCCGAGATCGTCAAGGGCGGCGTGGCCAAGGTGGTGAGCACCCCCATCTCCTGCGCCGCCGATTGGCGGAAGCTGACGGTCTGCCCCTGCACCCAGGGCAGCAACGCCCGGGAGCTGCGCCATCTGCAGCTGGTCCTGGAGAAGCTGAAGGGCGAGGAGGTCCCCGTCATCTTCACCGCCTTCACCCCCATCACCATCGCAGACAAGATCAGCGGCGGGAAGCTGATCTCCTACATCGAGGAGGGCCATGGCGACGATGTCAAGGCGGCGCTGGAGGTCATCACCGAGACCACCGCCCAGCTGGTGGCCGCGGCCATCGACATGGGGGCCGACGGGATCTTCCTGGCCTCCCAGATGAGCTCCTATGACAAGTGTACGGACCGCCAGTATCTGGAGTACGGCAAGCCCTACGACCTGCGGGTGCTGGAGGCCGCCGGGAAGGGCTGGATGAACACCATCCACTGCCACGGAGACCACATCATGTTCCACATCCTCAAGGATTACCCCGTCCAGGTCTTCAACTGGCACGCCTGGGAATCCCTGCCCGCCCTGGACGAGGCCTATGCCCTCACCGGCAAGTGCCTCATGGGCGGCCTGAGCCGGACCGACATCACCCAGCAGAACCGGGGCGCCATCCAGAACCAGATCTTCCAGTGCTTCAAGCTCCTGGGCGGGCGGCATCAGATCCTCACCCCGGGCTGCGTCATCCGCTACCCCCTGGACGACGACATGCTCTCCTTTATCGGGACGACTCGAAATGAAATTGAGGCGGTATTTGACCAGCGCTGA
- a CDS encoding acetolactate synthase large subunit yields the protein MSKKLVSDLLVDYLERRGVTKLFGLCGHTVIGMLDALSRSKKIEYIGTRHEAIASTAADGYARITHKASVVMCHLGPGLTNVITGVANASLDSIPMVVIVGDVPSYYFGRHPHQEVQMHEDGDQYSMLKPVCKRSWRVDDVEALPYILDKAFRLAEAGRPGPVLVDVPMDMFSREMDEELWARTYKDSHETLKPALDPAAAKAIAKKLVEAKNPVLHAGGGILLAQASEELAALAEFLDLPVSRTLAGQGCLSDQHPLMIGQTGFWGLEFTHSLTTNADVILGLGTRFGEADSSSWYQGVTFDPDKTTFLQIDIDPNEIGRNYPVEIGAIGDLKIGLAQILEEVKKICPKGKSNPELRAQIAKAKAAFKESNAAISSDGRFPMTPQRILKDVKEVIPEDAIIFTDVGWNKNGVAQEFDITLPGTIHHSSGLATMGFGPSAVLGGKLAAPDKIVLNLTGDGGFGINPSCLAAAVEHGIACTWVVMNNAAFGTIAGLENANYKTKFGTVFYDANGERYTPSWADVAKAYGVDSICISSADEFKPALEKAIEANKAGKPFLVEAPMENIVVPTPGCWNINDIYSPNELVKEGKLVKKENGQYVAPSHSKSHDA from the coding sequence CTGGTATCTGACCTGTTGGTGGACTACCTGGAGCGCCGGGGCGTCACCAAGCTGTTCGGACTGTGCGGCCACACCGTCATCGGCATGCTGGACGCCCTTTCCCGCAGCAAGAAGATCGAGTACATCGGCACCCGGCATGAGGCCATTGCCTCCACCGCGGCTGACGGCTACGCCCGCATCACCCACAAGGCCTCCGTGGTCATGTGCCACCTGGGCCCCGGCCTGACCAACGTCATCACCGGCGTGGCCAACGCCTCCCTGGACTCCATCCCCATGGTGGTCATCGTGGGCGATGTGCCCAGCTATTACTTCGGCCGTCACCCCCATCAGGAGGTCCAGATGCATGAGGACGGCGACCAGTACAGCATGCTCAAGCCCGTGTGCAAGCGCAGCTGGCGCGTGGACGATGTGGAGGCCCTGCCCTACATCCTGGACAAGGCGTTCCGTCTGGCTGAGGCCGGCCGTCCCGGCCCCGTCCTGGTGGACGTGCCCATGGACATGTTCTCCCGTGAGATGGACGAGGAGCTGTGGGCCCGCACCTACAAGGACAGCCACGAGACCCTGAAGCCCGCCCTGGACCCCGCTGCCGCCAAGGCCATCGCCAAGAAGCTGGTGGAGGCCAAGAACCCCGTCCTCCACGCCGGCGGCGGCATCCTGCTGGCTCAGGCCTCCGAGGAGCTGGCCGCTCTGGCCGAGTTCCTGGATCTCCCTGTGTCCCGCACTCTGGCCGGCCAGGGCTGCCTGTCCGACCAGCACCCCCTGATGATCGGCCAGACCGGCTTCTGGGGCCTGGAGTTCACCCACTCCCTGACCACCAATGCCGACGTGATCCTGGGCCTGGGCACCCGCTTCGGCGAGGCCGACAGCTCCAGCTGGTATCAGGGCGTCACCTTCGATCCCGATAAGACCACCTTCCTGCAGATCGACATCGACCCCAACGAGATCGGCCGCAACTACCCTGTGGAGATCGGCGCTATCGGCGACCTGAAGATCGGCCTGGCCCAGATCCTGGAGGAAGTGAAGAAGATCTGCCCCAAGGGCAAGAGCAACCCCGAGCTGCGGGCCCAGATCGCCAAGGCCAAGGCTGCCTTCAAGGAGAGCAACGCGGCGATCTCCAGCGACGGCCGCTTCCCCATGACTCCCCAGCGCATCCTGAAGGACGTGAAGGAGGTCATCCCCGAGGACGCCATCATCTTCACCGATGTGGGCTGGAACAAGAACGGCGTGGCCCAGGAGTTCGATATCACCCTGCCTGGCACCATCCACCACTCCTCCGGCCTGGCCACCATGGGCTTCGGTCCCTCCGCCGTCCTGGGCGGCAAGCTGGCTGCCCCCGATAAGATCGTGCTGAACCTCACCGGCGACGGCGGCTTCGGCATCAACCCCTCCTGCCTGGCTGCCGCCGTGGAGCACGGCATCGCCTGCACCTGGGTGGTCATGAACAATGCCGCCTTCGGCACCATCGCCGGCCTGGAGAACGCCAACTACAAGACCAAGTTCGGCACCGTGTTCTATGACGCCAACGGCGAGCGCTACACCCCCAGCTGGGCCGACGTGGCCAAGGCCTACGGCGTGGACTCCATCTGCATCTCCTCCGCCGACGAGTTCAAGCCTGCCCTGGAGAAGGCCATCGAGGCCAACAAGGCCGGCAAGCCCTTCCTGGTGGAGGCCCCCATGGAGAACATCGTGGTGCCCACCCCCGGCTGCTGGAACATCAACGACATTTACAGTCCCAACGAGCTGGTCAAGGAGGGCAAGCTGGTCAAGAAGGAGAACGGCCAGTACGTCGCCCCCAGCCACTCCAAGTCCCACGACGCCTGA